The sequence GAGAGACTTTTTTTGCTTTTTCTAGCGTGTAGTTTGTCTCGATATCACCACAATGAATGGTTTGTGAGTTGCCTTTGCCGTTTGAATTTAGAGTAGCCACGCCGTCATATTTTTCTAAAAGTGCGACCTTTTTTATATCGCTAAATGCAGCCAACTCGTAAAAGAGCGCTGTCCCACTAATGCCAGCTCCGACAATTACCACTTCAAAGTGCTTCTGCCTCATTTTTTCTCCCAAAAAAGTTTAGTCGCCAAAATGATACTATATTAATTTTAAAACAAACAGCATAGTGAAAAAAGCTAGAATTTTTATATAAAAGAGAAATTTGGCAAGGCTTTCACCTTGCCTTGAAGTTAAAATTTATAAGATATGTTTACCTTGAAATTTCTACCTGGCTCCCAGTCCACATAGTTTGGATTGCCTGTATAATCAGCCATTCTTTGAGACTGCGAAGCATAAGTTTTATTAAAGAGGTTATAAATTCCAGCATTTATCTCTAGCCCTTTAAATTTACCGCTACTTGGCGTATAGCTAGCATAGATATCGCTAACTGCATAGCTTGGTATCTTAGTAGTTTCATTATCGCCGGCCGATATGGTATTTTTTGAAGCGAAGTAGATTAAGTTGTAGCCTATTAGCGTATCAATGCTAGAAAATGCGTACTCTGCGTTAAATGTGTATTTATCGCCCTGATCGCGGTAACCAATGATATTTGAGGTATAGTAGCCACCGCTTGCCTTAGCGACCCTATCTTTATATTTTACATTTTGATGAGTGTAGCTAGCAGCTAGGCTTAGTGCGTCTAAATTTAGCCTTGCAAGTAGCTCAACACCGCTTATATCAGCACCACCAGCGTTTTTTCTAATCATTATCGGATTTGTTCTACCACCTGCTGCGTTGTTATCGACTATTAAATTTTTATATTTTGTCATGAAGTATTTTGCAGATAAGCTATATGAGCTAGCTTCACTTATATCGCCTTGATATTTTAGACCAGTTTCGTAGCTGTTACCAGTTGTAGGTTTCAGATCTTTGTTAGCTTCCCAGCTTCTGCTTCCGCCTGCCATCATCGACTCCATAACGTCAGGCCCTCTAAAGACTCTTGCGTAGCTTGCAAATGCGTTAAGCCCTTTAAGTATCTCATAATCGAGTGCAAGCGCTGGGGTAAATTCATTAAATTTATAGGTGTAGCTCTTTACATTTCCAGCTCTACCATCGTAGCTTTTTAGCTCGTGGCGAGTGTATCTGATACCTGGAGTAACAGTTAGCGAGCTAAAATTTAGCGCATCTTCTGCATAGATTGAGTAGTTATTTACTTTTTCAGGATAGTGATTATTTGGCTTGTTAAAATTTTTACTTTGGTAAAACTCAGCGCCGTATCTAAACGTCTGTGTCAAAGCACCGGTCTCTACTACACTTTTAGCCTTTGCGTTTATACCGTTTGTTTTTACGCCTAAAATTTTTAAGACTGGATCATCTTTTTTATGCTCAGTGTTGTATACCGTTACATCTAAATTTAGAAGATCACTTGGTTTATACTCGTATTTTAGCGTCGTCGTATCTCGCTCATATTTACGATTATCAACAGCATTTGAATCGCTATACCAGCTACCAAACTCAGCTCTCATTGGATACATGCCTTTAAATTCATTATGCTCTCTTGAGATAGAAATTCTATGCGCATCAAGGAAGCTGTAACCAAGCTTTAAAAGATAGCTAAGATCGTTTCCGTCGCCGCCTATCTTTCTTTTGTTGCCGCTTTTGCCGTAGTCGTAGCCCTTGTGATTAATAGCAGCTATAAAGTCAAGCCCTTCAACCGGCGCGGTAAATAGCATAAGGCCTTGAGAAAATTCGCTGTTATTTGAGGCGTATCCTGTTTTTATCTTTGCGCCGATGATTTCGCCGCTTTCTAGCAAGTCTTTTGCGTCAACCGTTTTAAAGGCGACCGAACCGCCAAGTGCACCTGAGCCGTTTACCACTGATCTTGAGCCAACCTCGACATCAACAGCTTTTATAAGATCTGGATCGATCAGCAAGTCAGCGTTGTGGTGAAATGTATTTCCGTTTTGTTTTGCGCCATCTATCGTGATATTTAGACCACGGTCGCTAACGCCCCTCATATAAATTTTTTGATTCATGCCGTTTGTTCCGCCAACATAAACACCAGGAATATCTCTCATTACGTCTTTTACTAGGCCAGCGTTTCTAGTTGAAATTTTGATGTCATCAACGCCATATCCGCCACTACTACTTGTTACCTCAACTCCGCTTAATACGCTCTCGTCTGCCCCATTTGCACAAACTGCTATGCTTGCTGCAAGAGAGAGTTTAAATAAGCTTTTAAATCTCATATTTTCTCCTAATTTGGTTATTAAAATTACTATTTTAATTTTATAGTATAATTTTGAGATTGAATATTATAATTTTAAGTATAAATTTTGGATAAATTTTTGAGTTTTTTGGCAAAAATATAAACTATTTTTAAATTTTAATTATCTAATAAATTAATTAGATTCTGAGATAAGGAACGAAATTATATAATTTTATCAAGGTAGTAAATAAGGTTAATTTTTAACAGAAAATTTCTTACAAGTATAAAAATTCTTAAATTTTGTAGATAATTTTTATCAAGAAAGGCTTAAGAAATCTAAAATAAATTTTGCTTTTTAGTATTTAGAATTATTTTTATAAACACTCTTAAGTAAATTATGAAAAAATTTTATAAATTTTAAATAAGATAGAGCGAAACTCTTGGATCTAATAGAAGTAACATACAAATTTATTAGAAGCCCTTGAAGGCAAAATTTGAAAATTCATTCATGCAAATACTATTTTTTCATATCTTTTAGTCTTAGACTCACGTTGATGTCTTGTCAAAGTATCGGCAGTAGTACAAATATCATCCTATCAAGGCTAAAATTTTTCACATCTTCACGCCAGTCATCCCAGTGGTAAAGCTCATAAAATTTTCGATATTTCGCCGCAAAGCGCCCAGTATAAAAACTACGAGTAGCCAAGCTACGTATCCTCCCATTTGCCACTATCTGGCACGCAGTAAAAGGCATTGCCAGCTTTGCCACCAAAGGCGCCGCCATTTACCGCGAAAAATCCGCCCAAAACATCGTCTGCCACGAGCAAGTAGCCAGGCATCTGCCCTGCTTCGCTAAAGCTTTTGCCAAGGTTAAAGCTGTAAATTCCGCGCTTCATCTGCTCACATCCTGAGCCAAGCAGGCGCAACCAACCGCCATCTATCACTATGCCGCCGCACCCATAAACAAGCGCTCCCATCGGCGAGCGAGTGGTTACCTGAAGCCCCAAAAGCTCCTTTTGCGCCCTGCTCTCATCGCGAGGCAAAATTTCATAGTCATTTTTAGCCTCTTTTAGCCACTCTTCGATCAGCGCCCAGCCTGGCTCATTTGTGTCTATAAGCTCGTCTAAAGCTCTCATTTTCTGTCCTTGCTATAAATTTGGTGAAATTTAAAAGAAGAATTTGGCGAGTCGCCCCGCCAAATTTATATAGGTAGATTATTTTGCGTCCCAAGCTAGGATCGTGTTGCCCTCGGCGTCGGTAGCCACGTCGCCCATGCCCATGATGTTGTAGCCGCAATCTACGTAGTGAACTTCGCCTGTTACGCCGCTAGCTAGGTCGCTAAGTAGGTACATAGCGCTGTTGCCGACGTCTTCAGTGGTGACGTTGCGTTTTAGTGGGCTGTTTACTTCGTTGTAGCGCAAGATCATCCTAAAGTCGCCTATACCGCTTGCGGCAAGCGTTTTAATTGGGCCTGCGCTGATCGCATTTACGCGGATGTTTTTAGCGCCAAGGTCGTGTGCTAGGTAGCGGACTGAGCTTTCAAGTGCTGCTTTGGCAACGCCCATTACGTTGTAGTGTGGCACAAATTTTGGTCCGCCAAGATATGTAAGAGTGAGCACCGAGCCGCCCTCTTTTAGCACTGGCAAAACCGCGCGAGTAAGGCTTAGCAGCGAGTAGACGCTAGTGCCCATCGCTATGTCAAATGCCTCTTTTGTGGTGTTTACAAACTCGCCCTCAAGTGCCTCTTTTGGTGCGTAAGCCACAGCGTGCACGACAAAATCGATCTCGCCAAGGTCTTTTTTGATTTGATTTGCAAGCCCGTCTAGGTGAGCTTGGTTATTTACGTCAAGCTCGTAGACAAATTTGCTACCAAACTCTTCAGCGATCGGCTCTACGCGCTTTTTAAGAGCGTCGTTTAGGTATGTAAATGCCATCTGTGCACCTTGATCGTGACAAGCTTTTGCGATGCCGTAAGCTATTGACTTGGCGTTGGCGACACCGACGATCAGACCTTTTTTACCTTTTAGTATCATCATTTCTCCTTTTATTTTGTTTGACTTTTAAGCGATATTTAAATTTTAAACCAAATTTAATAGCGGCAGTATCGTGAGATGAATTTTAATGTTGTGTAGAAATTTTAGGTCCAGACTAGGCAAATAGCCTGTCGCAGACTTAAAATTTCGAACTCATTAAAAGGCGCTCACGAGACAACGCGTATCAAATTTAAAAAATTATTCGCATCCCAGCTGGCTGTGCCTACCAAAACCCCATCGCAGCTTTTTATACCTGCGATATCAGCGATGTTTGCTGCATTGACGCTTCCGCCGTAAAGTAGCGGTACGCTCGTCTGCTCGCGGATGAAATTTAAAACTCCTTCGATCTGCTCCGCACTCGCGCTCTTGCCCGTACCTATCGCCCAAATTGGCTCGTAGGCGATCAGCAGCCGCTCGTGGCCAAGGTCGATATTTTTTAGCTGTTCTGCCAAAAACTCTTTCGTGCCGCCAGCTTCTTTCACGCTCAAATTTTCGCCGATGCAGTAAACGATCTGCCAGCCAGCCTTTGCGGCAAAATCGAATTTAACGCGCAAAAGCTCCTCGCTCTCGCCAAGCTCCCTCCGTTCGGAATGCCCGATCAGTACGCTTTTTACGCCAAACTCATCCAGCATCGCCTTGCCGATCTCGCCGGTGTGAGCGCCGCTTTCGCACGGGTAGAAATTTTGCGCGCCAAGTTTAAATTTATGAGCCGCGCCATCAAGCGCGCTAAACGGGGGGAATACCGTCACGTCGTCGTTTGCGCTTAAATTTGCGTCTAAAATTTGAGCGTATTTAGCAAAGCTTTCTCTCGTATGATTGCACTTTAAATTTGCTAAAAACCTCACTCCGCAGCCTTTCTAAGCGGTTTTATGCCTGGCAGCTCCTTGCCCTCGATAAGCTCCAGACTAGCGCCGCCTCCAGTCGAGATAAAGGTCATCTCGTCGGCATCCCCGGCGCGCTCGACCACGTCGGCCGTATCGCCGCCGCCAACGACCGTAGTCGCGTGAGTGTCGATGATGGCGTGGCTCATTTTGATGCTACCTTTGCTAAATTTATCCATCTCAAAAACGCCCATCGGTCCGTTCCACCAGATAGTTTGTGCGTCGGCGATGACCTCTTTAAAGAGCCTAATCGACGCAGGTCCAATATCTAGTCCCATCCAGCCGCTAGGTATTTCTTGGGCGGGGACGAATTTCACCGCGCTTTCAGCTGAAAAGGTCTGGGCTGCGACGACGTCCACCGGTAGGTAAATTTTAACGCCAAGCTCCCTGCCCTTGCGTAAAATTTCGCGTGCGTCCTCGATGAGATCTTCTTCAAGAAGCGAATTTCCTATATTTTCGCCGAGCGATTTTAAAAACGTAAAGGCCATGCCGCCGCCGATTATCAGCTTATCCACGCGCGGAAGCAGGTTGTGTAGGGCTTGCAGTTTGCCGCTTACCTTGCTGCCGCCGACGACCGCGACGAACGGGCGCGCAGGGTGTTTGATGAGATTTTGAGCGAAATTTATCTCTTTTTGTAGCAAAAATCCCGCCGCCTTATGCTTCTCGTCGTAAAATTTAGTGATCGCTTCAACCGATGCGTGCGCTCTGTGGCAGACGCCAAACGCGTCGTTTATGTAAAATTCACCAAATTCTGAAAGCTCTTTTGCCAAAGTTTCATCGTTTTTGGTCTCGCCCTTTTCAAAGCGTAAATTTTCAAGAAGCAAAATCTCGCCGGGCTTCAGTGCGGCGACTTTGGCTTTGGCGTCCGCGCCTATTACGTCCTCGGCAAATATCACGTCTCTATCAAGCAGCCTTGAAAGCCTCTTTGCTACGCCTCGCAGCGAAAATTTCTCCTCAAAGCCGTTTTTAGGGCGCCCGAGGTGGCTGGCCAAAACCACGCTGCAGCCGTTATCCAGGCAATAGCGGATCGTAGGGATCGCCGAGCGTATGCGGCGGTCGTCGGTGATGTTTAAAAACTCGTCCATCGGCACGTTAAAATCGCACCTGACAAATACCTTCGCGCCGCCGAGCTCAAGATCGTTGATCGATAAAATTTCACTCATTTTTCACCCTTTAAATTTACTTCGTAGCCACGATCTTAGCAAGATCGACGAGCCTTGTCGAGTAGCCCCACTCGTTGTCGTACCACGCAAAGACCTTCACCATATCGCCCGCAATAACCTGCGTAGTGTCGCTCGCTACGATACTGCTATATGCGCTCGTGCAAAAGTCGCTGCTAACCCTATAATCGTCATCGACGAATAAAATTCCCCTTAAATTCGACTCAGCAGCCGCTCTAAACGCCTCGTTTATCTCCTCTTTGCTAGCCGGTCTTTTTAAAACCGCCGTTAGATCGACCATGGAGACGTTAGCGACCGGCACGCGCACGCTTTGTCCGTGCATCTTGCCGTTTAGCTCGGGAAGTACTTTTGCGATCGCTTTTGCGGCTCCGGTGGTCGTAGGCCCGATATTTAGGGCCGCAGCGCGCGAGCGGCGGAAGTCTTTGGCCTTTACGTCTACTAGGCTCTGACCGTTGGTGTAGGCATGGATCGTAGTCATGAGCCCTTTTACGATGCCAAATTTATCGTTTAGCACCTTTGCGACGGGAGCTAGGCCGTTTGTGGTGCAGCTTGCGTTTGAAACGATCGCTTCGCCTGCATATTTATCGTCATTTACGCCGACTACGAACGTCGCCGTGTCGTCTTTTGCCGGAGCGCTCATGACGACTTTTTTGATACCGCGAGCTAGATAGGGCTCGCATTTTTCGGTAGTCAAAAACTTGCCCGTACACTCCAAAACCACGTCCGCGCCGTAGTCTGCGTAGTTAAGCTCGTTTAGATCTCTTGTTGAAAAAACTCTTATCTTTTTACCATTTACTTCTATAAATTCGTCGTTTATCACCTTAACGTCTTGTTTAAATTCGCCGTGTACGCTGTCGTATTTGAGCAAATACCTCGTCATATCCCTTGTTGCGGTGTCGTTGATAGCGACAAGCTCAACGTCGTCTCGCTCTAAAATAATACGAGCAGCGCACCTGCCGATACGCCCGAAGCCGTTTATTGCTACTTTAACTGACATCTTAGCTCCTTTTGATATAATTACGCCTAATTCTACAAAAAAGAATTTTAAAACAAATATAAACAAGGCACTTTAATAGATGAAGTTAGCACTTTTTGGCGGGAGCTTTGATCCGGTTCATTTAGGACACGATAGCATTGTGAAAATGGCACTAAATAGCCTTGATATCGACAAGCTCATCATCATGCCAACTTTTATAAGTCCCTTTAAGAGCGAATTCTCAGCTCCGCCAGAGCTTCGCCTAAAGTGGATAAGAGAAATTTGGGGCGACCTAGAGAAGGTCGAGATTTCTGACTATGAGATAAATTTAGCTCGCCCTGTGCCTACCATAGAGACGGTCAAGTATTTGTATGAGAAATTCAAGATAGAAAAATTTTATCTCATAATAGGCGCGGATCACCTAGCCACGCTTGATAAGTGGCACGGGTACGAGGAGCTAAAAAGCTTAGTGCAGTTTGTGATCGCTAAGCGCAATCACATAGAAATTCCACAAAATTTACAAAAAATGGACGTGCATGTGGATGTTAGCTCGTCACAGATCAGGCACCAAAAGGGGCTTGATGAGCTGCCCAGCAAGATAAAAGATGAAGTTATAAATTTTTACCAAGGATTAAAAATGCAAGAGAGATCGATGCAAGAGCGCACCGAAAGTATAGTTAAGGTTTTAGACGCAAAAAAGGCTGAAGAGATACAAGTGTTTGATATGAGTGGGGATGATTATTTCGTAAAAGCCGTAGTTATCGCTACAACGCTTGGTGAGAGGCATGCTTACTCACTGAGCGAGGATCTAAAAGAGGAGCTCAAGCCTCTTGGAGAAAAATTTATAGGTACGGAGAGTTCGCCTGATTGGATAGTGATGGACCTTGGCGACATTTTGATACATCTTTTAAGCCCAGCTTACAGAGCAAAATACAACATCGAAGAATTTTTGCAAAAGCTAAAAACTAGCAAAGAGTCTTAACAAAAACAAGCGATGAGCAAATAAGCCATAAAAATATAAAAAATGCTAGCAAAAATGGCTTTTTGCCCGTCGCTTTAAATATACTCCTATCTATCCCAAACCCCAAAGCACACATCGCAACACAAAGACAGATGCTAGCGGCTAGCTTTAAAATTTGCACCAAATTTTCAGGGAAAAATGGCAAAGATCTAACGCATATCGCCACTAGGAAAAATAGCGCAAACCATGGTATGCTCTTTAGCTTTGAGCCACCACTATTTTGGCTTAAATTTAAGAAATTTAGTAAAAACAAAAATGGCACAAGCATGATTACGCGAAGCATTTTTATAATGACGGCAGTGCTACTTGCTGTGCTGTCAAATGCTGCTGAAGCTGCCACTACATGGGCTACTTCGTGAAGTGAGCCACCTATAAAAAAGCCGGTTTGGTGTGGCGTGAGAGCTAGAAAATTGGTGATAAATGGATAGATAAACATACCGATCGTCCCAAAAAGTACCACCGTACAAATGGCAATAGCAAGCTTGTTTGCGTCTGCTTTTATCTCATTTTGAGTAGCCATGACAGCAGCTGCGCCACATATGCTAGCCCCTGAGCCAATGAGCACAGCACTATCCTTGCTAAGTCCCAAAGCTTTGGCGGCAAAAAGCGCAAAGCAAAAGGTCGCAAAGACCATAAAAGCTACATATATCACACCAAGGGTGCCGACACTTGCGATCTCGCTAAGGCTTATATTAAAGCCAAAAAGTATGATGCCAAGCCTTAAAATTTGCTTTCCAGCAATCGCTACGACACCACTAGATTTTAAAATTTGAGTCTGTTTGGTAAAAAGATTTGCAAAAATGGCGCCTAAAACGATGGAGATGATGAGTGGGCTAGTGTGAAATTTAGCTAAAAGTGTATTTGAGAGCGTAAAAGAGACGGCACAAATCAGCGATAAAACTAACACAGCGAAAAATTTATGAGACATATTTTAACCTTAATATATTTTTTAAAAATGCAATTAGCACGTTTGGGTATAATTAGACGAATTTTATAATGCAAATTTAAAATAAAGATAAAGGGATAGGCCTATGATCATCCTTGGCGAAAAATATACTTTTACCAGCCTAGAACTAGAAAAGCTTAGAAAGAAATTTGGTCAAGTAAATTTTTTATCCCATGAAAATAGCGACGCAAAAGCCTTGCGAAACGCACTAGAAAATCTCATAAAATCAGGCGATCAAAGGCTGATCGTGCTAAATACCGCAAAGCCAGTTGATGGCAAACTGGTGAGATTTCTCACGCTTTTGCAGTTTAAAACGAAGTATAAAAAGATAAAATTTCTAAACGTAGAGAATTTTTTAGAAATTTATCTACAAAAATGTTATATCCCAGAAAATGGCGAAAATCTTAATTTTTTAGATGAGATAAGGCCTTATGGTGCCTTTGATTACGCACTGAAGCGAATGATCGATTATGCTGGCTGTTTGATACTTTTTCTCTTGCTTTTTGGTCTAAAATTTTATGTAAAGAGAAAGATAGACGAGCAATCGCCTGGAAGTCTTTACTTTTTACAAAGTAGAGTTGGGCTAGATAACAAGGAATTTGAGTGCATTAAATTTCGCTCGATGATGGAAGATGCCGAGAAAGATGGAGCAAAATTTGCTAGCGAAAATGATGAGAGAGTATTTGAGTTTGGCGAATTTATGCGAAAAACTCGTATAGACGAGGTGCCGCAGTGTATAAATGTCTTTCGAGGACAAATGCATCTGATAGGTCCAAGGCCTGAGCGAAGACACTGGATAAATTTCTTTGAAAAAGAGATCCCTTACTACAATGAACGCCACATCGTTCGCCCAGGGATAACTGGCTGGGCGCAGGTGAACTACCCTTATGGCTCAAATACACACGACGCCAAACAAAAACTAATGTATGATCTTTACTATATCAAACACTGGTCACTTTGGCTGGAGATAAAGATCATAGTAAAAACTATCGCGATTATATTTGAGAAAAAAGGCGTTTAAATTCTCAAGAGCATCATGAGTTTGAGATATTTTTAAATAAACCTTTTTTCAAATTTAATTTTGTTGCGTTTAGTCAGAATAAATACAAATTCTACATCCTATCTTTAGCTGTAATTCCCATTATATTAAATGCTGTTTTTATCGAGATAGCGACAACTGCAAAAACTTTTAGCAAGCTATCTTCGTTTTCATTTCCAACCACACGGTTTTCGTTATAAAATTTATGAAAACTAGCAGCTAGGGACTTCAGATAGTCTGGGATCTTTTGAAGCTGCCTTGAGATAAAAGCGTCCTCTAAAATTTCAGGCAAGATTAGCGCCTCAAAAAGTAAATTTCTAGCATTTTCATCTAGGCATTCGAAGTTTGCATTGATTACATCTTGAACATTTTTCCCAGCCTTTGTAAAGACTTGATTTATCCTAGCATGAGCATAGTTTATATAAAAGATAGGATTTGAGCTATCTTCTTTTTTAAGCTCATCCACGTCAAATTCCAAACTACTCGTATTTGCCTTGCTTATAAAGATAAATCTAAGCGCCTCAGCACCGATCTCACTTACGATATCGCTCATCAGCACGGCATTGCCAGCGCGCTTGCTCATCTTATACGGCTTGCCATCTTTTAGTAGACTAACCATCTGCATAAGTATCACTTCAAGCTTGTTTTCATCGTATCCAAGGAAATTTATCGCAGCCTTTAGCCTTGCGATATATCCATGGTGGTCTGCACCCCAAATGTTTATGTAGTGGTCGAAATTTTTCTCAAATTTGGCGTTATGATAGATAATGTCGCCAGCTAGATATGTCGGTCTACCATCATTTCTAACCACAACCCTATCATTGTCATCGCCAAGCGTGGTTGAAGCGATATAAGTAGCGCCCTCTTTTTCATACATTTGATTTGAACGTTTTAGCTTGTTTATAGTTGGCTCTAAGCCATCATAAAGAGCTTTCTCGCTAGCCCAGCTCTCTATAAATATCCCAACGTCCGCTAAATCTTTTTTAATGATCTCAAGCACGATATCCTTGCCAAACTCGGCAAGCTCGAGGTTTCTACTTTCATCATAAAAAATTTCCTTGCCAAATTTCTCATTTGCAAGTTTGGCAATATCTAAAATATAATCGCCTCGGTAGTATTTCTCTGGATAGACGACGCTTTCGTTAAAAAGCTGCTCTTTTGCCGAAAGCGATATCGAAGTGCCGAGCAGATCGATTTGATTGCCAGCATCGTTTATATAGTATTCTGTTGAGATAGCGTAGCCAAGTCTTTTGCCAAGTCTTGCCAAAGTATCGCCGTAAACTGCGCCTCTAACATGCCCGATGTGAAGCGGCCCAGTTGGATTTGCACTGATGTATTCTATTAAATAGCTATCTTTTTTCGTATCTTCTTTTGCAAAATTTTCGCTATCTAGCAAAATTTGCTTTGAAATTTCATCTAAAAATTCGCTTTTTAGCTTGAAATTTAAATATCCATTTACCGCACTGGCTTCGACTATCTTACTGCCACTAAATTTATCGGCAAACTCGCTAGCTATCATAGCTGGCGACTTTTTTAGCTCCTTTGCAAGGCTAAAAAGAGGCGTTGCATAGTGGGCTAAATTTTTATCCTTCGGCTTTTCAAGCACAAATTCACGCTCTAAAACCTTTGAAATTTCAGCTTTTATTTTATTTTTCAACTCTAAAACCTATGCGTTTTTAGTTGTTTCTTCTATTTTTTGACTATCGGCATTCTCTTCTTTATGCTCGACTTTCTCACTTTTTTCAGGGGTTGTATCCTCCATCTCAGCTTTAAAAGTCTTTATGCCTTTGCCTAGTCCTTTTGCAAGTTCTGGGATCTTCTTCGCTCCAAAAAGTAAAACAATAATCGCTAAAACAACTAGCCAGTGACCAATACTAAAAGAACCCATTTTTTCTCCTCAATAAATTTTTCAAAATGTTATCATAAATTCCTGAATTTCTAGCAATCTATCCACTCATCAATAACGCGTCTTAAGTCTATTTTCGCGCTTTTTAACCTCATCGCTCTAAGAATTGATTTTAGACCCTTATAACTCTTTTCAATGTCATCATTTACCAAAAAATAATCATATTCTAAGATGTGCTCCATCTCACCAACCGCGTTCATTAGGCGATTCTCTATCGTTTCGTCGCTATCAGTTCCGCGGTTTTTCAAGCGTTTTTTAAGCTCTTTTTTATTTGCAGTCGTGATAAAAACTGAAGTTATGTAGCTTCTAAATCTCTCAAGTGCGATGTGAAAACCCTGCACGTCTATGTCAAATATAACTATCTTTCCAGCCTCAAGTGCTGCTAAAACTGGCTTTAGACTCGTTCCATAATAGTTTTTATGCACCTGCGCCCATTCTAAAAATTCGCCCTTTTCTATGCCACTTTTGAACTCATTTTCTTTTATAAAATAGTAATCCACCCCATCGACTTCGCCTTCTCTTTTTGCTCTAGTCGTGCTTGAAATAGAAAAATAAAGATCCTTCTCTTCCTTTAAAAGACGACCCAAAAGCGTACTTTTCCCACTTCCACTAGGCCCAGAAACTACTAAAATTTGTCCTTGCAACTACTTTTCCTCAAAACTTATATTTATCTTTATGTTCATATCTTTTAGCACATCTCTTAGCGAGCTTTCGTTTAACGACTCATGGACGTGTTTTGTGATCTTTTTGGTTAGCTCTTCTTTATAGTCAGCATCGATTTTTGTTTCATCGCATGAGCTAGTTTGTGGTGCATTATTTAATCCAAATGCTGCTTGCATCGTATTTTCATCTATTTCCTCAATAGACGCTACATCAAAATTTAGGCTACCCAACGTCTCTTCTTTAAAATTTTCTTCCTCAAACACCTCATCTACCATGCCTAGATCTTCTTGAGCAAGGACTTCTTCAGAAATTTCTTCA comes from Campylobacter concisus and encodes:
- a CDS encoding YeiH family protein yields the protein MSHKFFAVLVLSLICAVSFTLSNTLLAKFHTSPLIISIVLGAIFANLFTKQTQILKSSGVVAIAGKQILRLGIILFGFNISLSEIASVGTLGVIYVAFMVFATFCFALFAAKALGLSKDSAVLIGSGASICGAAAVMATQNEIKADANKLAIAICTVVLFGTIGMFIYPFITNFLALTPHQTGFFIGGSLHEVAHVVAASAAFDSTASSTAVIIKMLRVIMLVPFLFLLNFLNLSQNSGGSKLKSIPWFALFFLVAICVRSLPFFPENLVQILKLAASICLCVAMCALGFGIDRSIFKATGKKPFLLAFFIFLWLICSSLVFVKTLC
- the argS gene encoding arginine--tRNA ligase, yielding MKNKIKAEISKVLEREFVLEKPKDKNLAHYATPLFSLAKELKKSPAMIASEFADKFSGSKIVEASAVNGYLNFKLKSEFLDEISKQILLDSENFAKEDTKKDSYLIEYISANPTGPLHIGHVRGAVYGDTLARLGKRLGYAISTEYYINDAGNQIDLLGTSISLSAKEQLFNESVVYPEKYYRGDYILDIAKLANEKFGKEIFYDESRNLELAEFGKDIVLEIIKKDLADVGIFIESWASEKALYDGLEPTINKLKRSNQMYEKEGATYIASTTLGDDNDRVVVRNDGRPTYLAGDIIYHNAKFEKNFDHYINIWGADHHGYIARLKAAINFLGYDENKLEVILMQMVSLLKDGKPYKMSKRAGNAVLMSDIVSEIGAEALRFIFISKANTSSLEFDVDELKKEDSSNPIFYINYAHARINQVFTKAGKNVQDVINANFECLDENARNLLFEALILPEILEDAFISRQLQKIPDYLKSLAASFHKFYNENRVVGNENEDSLLKVFAVVAISIKTAFNIMGITAKDRM
- a CDS encoding sugar transferase; protein product: MIILGEKYTFTSLELEKLRKKFGQVNFLSHENSDAKALRNALENLIKSGDQRLIVLNTAKPVDGKLVRFLTLLQFKTKYKKIKFLNVENFLEIYLQKCYIPENGENLNFLDEIRPYGAFDYALKRMIDYAGCLILFLLLFGLKFYVKRKIDEQSPGSLYFLQSRVGLDNKEFECIKFRSMMEDAEKDGAKFASENDERVFEFGEFMRKTRIDEVPQCINVFRGQMHLIGPRPERRHWINFFEKEIPYYNERHIVRPGITGWAQVNYPYGSNTHDAKQKLMYDLYYIKHWSLWLEIKIIVKTIAIIFEKKGV
- the gmk gene encoding guanylate kinase, which produces MQGQILVVSGPSGSGKSTLLGRLLKEEKDLYFSISSTTRAKREGEVDGVDYYFIKENEFKSGIEKGEFLEWAQVHKNYYGTSLKPVLAALEAGKIVIFDIDVQGFHIALERFRSYITSVFITTANKKELKKRLKNRGTDSDETIENRLMNAVGEMEHILEYDYFLVNDDIEKSYKGLKSILRAMRLKSAKIDLRRVIDEWIDC
- the nadD gene encoding nicotinate (nicotinamide) nucleotide adenylyltransferase, which produces MKLALFGGSFDPVHLGHDSIVKMALNSLDIDKLIIMPTFISPFKSEFSAPPELRLKWIREIWGDLEKVEISDYEINLARPVPTIETVKYLYEKFKIEKFYLIIGADHLATLDKWHGYEELKSLVQFVIAKRNHIEIPQNLQKMDVHVDVSSSQIRHQKGLDELPSKIKDEVINFYQGLKMQERSMQERTESIVKVLDAKKAEEIQVFDMSGDDYFVKAVVIATTLGERHAYSLSEDLKEELKPLGEKFIGTESSPDWIVMDLGDILIHLLSPAYRAKYNIEEFLQKLKTSKES
- the tatA gene encoding twin-arginine translocase TatA/TatE family subunit yields the protein MGSFSIGHWLVVLAIIVLLFGAKKIPELAKGLGKGIKTFKAEMEDTTPEKSEKVEHKEENADSQKIEETTKNA